GTTAAGAGCGTTATTAGGTAGTAAGTTTTATGATTTTGTTTTTTTACTCGAAACTAAATGTAGTACAAGCCGAATTTTATCTATGTTTAGAAGTCTAGGTTTTGTGAGGGCTTTTGGTGTTGACGTTGTTGGGGCAGCGGGTGGTCTATGGGTAGGATGGAGGAAGGAGTCAAAAATGTCACTTGTTAAGGCTTGTAATAATTATATTATCCTCTTAGTCGAAAAATATAATGGACGGTTATGGTATCTTGTTCTTTTTTATGGTGCCCCGAGTGTTAGTTTGAGGGCATCGGTTTTTGAGGACTTGGAGCAATGGTTGGTCACTTGTCACCTCCCTTTCCTAATAATAGGGGATTTTAATCAAGTTGGGTATGTGATAAATTAAGTACTAGTCAAAGACCGATTGCGGGTGCGGAGGATTTTAATTTATGGACAATACGGAATGAGCTTGTGGATATTCCGTTCAAGGGACCGAGGTTTACATGGTGCAATAATAGGAAGGGAGATAAGAGGGTGTATGAAAGGCTGGACAAAGCCTTGGGATCCAAGGATTGGTTGTCTCTTTTTCCGGATACGGGCATTAAACACTACCCTATACAAATTTCGGATCATGCTCCTATTGAGGTGGACTTAAATCTAATTAATACCAAAGGTAGCAGACCCTTTAAGCTTGATGCCTGGGCTTTGGGTTTTGAGGATTGTTTGGAGCGGGTTCGTATTGCTTGGACTGCTGTGGATTCTGGATCGCCGACTTATCGTGTGGCTAGGAAACTGACTAGAGTGAGGGGCAGTGTTAAAAAATGGACTTTGGATAAAAAGGCAGAGTGGCAGGACAAGTGGGATGAGTTTGATTGGAAGCTAGAGCAGGGGATCAACACAACTTgtaagagggggggggggtgatgaAGAGTACACTCGAGTGCATGAGGAGTTTCGAATTTTTGCCGCAGCTGCAGCGGTATATTGGAAACAGCGAGCAAAGGTCAAATGGACGGTGGAAGGGGATACGTGTACAAAATTCTTTTTCAATTGGGTCAAAGGTAGGGCGGGGCGAAATCTTATTCATGGGTTAAAAGGGGAAGATGGACAGTGGAGATACGATGATGAGTTAGTGGGTCGTGAATTTCAGCGATTCTACATGGATTTGTATCAGTCTTCCATAAATGGTGGGGCCTCAAGGGATACAACGGGAATTGATTCTATCCTAGGTCATGTGCAGAGTCGGGTGGCTCATGATGAGGCGGACCGGTTGAGTAGACTTTTTACGGCTAAAGAGGTACGTACTGCTGTCTTTCAAATGGGGGCCCTTAAAGCTCCAGGCCCGGATGTATTCCTGCGTGTTTCTACCAAAAATGTTGGTCTCTGGTTAAGCATGATTTCACTACTAGAGTTCTTTCCATTCTAAATTCGGGGAGGGTTTTGAAAGAGCTTAATAGGACTTTTATTACGCTTATACCAAAGACTGAGGCCCCGGAGAGTGTCTCAGACTACCGACCCATTAGTCTTTGTAATGTGATCATGCGTGTTGTGACTAAATGTATAGCGAACAGGCTTGCAAAGGTGATGGGTTCACTTGTCAGTGAGTCACAAAATGCTTTCCTTCCGGGTCGAAGTATCAGTGACAATATTCTTTTGGCTCATGAGGCAATACATCATATCACGCGGACACAGGAAGGGAGTACATGGACGATGTGCTTTTAAAGCAGATATGAGCAAAGCGTATGACCGGATAAAATGGGATTTTTTTGGAAATGACATTGGTAAAATTTGGTTTTCCTTTGAAGCTGGTACAATTTATTATGAACTGTGTCAACTCTGTAAGCTATGAAATCCTTTATAATGGGAAACCATTACCGCAGTTTCGACCACAGTGCGGCCTGAGACAGGGGGATCCTCTGTCTCCGTATCTCTTTTTACTTTGTATGGAGGTCCTTTCGGCAAATATTGATCAGGCTCAGGATTCAGGCCGGCTGGAGGGTTTTAAGTTATGCAGAGGGGTACGACCAATGACACATTTATTTTTTGCTGATGATGCGGTTTTCTTCTTCAAGGATAAAGGCGAAACAGCTTATCATCTCAAGAGCATCATAGATTGTTACTGTGAGGCGTCCGGCCAAATTTTAAACCCGACGAAATCGGGTCTCATTTTCAGCCCGAATACTACCCTTGCGAAGCACAACAAATCCTTAAGGTTTTCAACGTTAGATCTAATAGAGGTATTGGGAAATATCTCGGAATACCGGCAGAGTTTCAGGAGTCGAAGAAGGGTATTTTTCAATCCTTAGTGGACCAGATTACGAAGCGGATCTCATCATGGAACGGTATTTTTCTATCACCAGCGGGGCGGTTAACTCTAATTTCGTCTGTCCTTTCCAATCTCTCcaattactttctatcggttttcaaaataccggtaagtgtagCAAAAAAGATTAATTCTCTTTTGACACAATTTTGGTGGACGGGATGTAAGTTGGGAACGACTGTTCACTGGTGTAGTAAGAACTTCTTAAGTCTTCCAAAAGGGAAGGGAGGACTTGGGATTCGCAATATCGAATGCCTAAATCAAGCGCTTTTGGCAAAGCATGGGTGGCAGCTGGTTTCGGGAGAAAACTCCCTATTTAGTAGGATTTTTAGACAGAAAGTGTTCGGTGATGATATGGTCGATCCTACTAGATTATCAAAAAAGGTAACCAACTGCTCGTGGGGGGTCCGTAGCATTATTCATGGATTTCAGGCAATTAAGGATTACTTCGGATGGAAGCCGGGTCGCGATTCAAGACTGAATATATGGGTAACACGATGGGTGGGGGGTGCATGCCCGGAACCAAGGGACCAGTGGTTGGGGGATAGGGATATGCACTTGGCGAATCTGCAAGTGAGAGATCTTTTGCTCCCTAATGGTGAGTGGAATGAGCTCTTCATCCGGGCTTTGACCAGAGAGGAGTACGCGGCAAGGATTCTGGCAACCAGGGTGCGGGATATGAACGTATCCGATGTGATCTTTTGGCCTTTTACAAAGGACGGGGTGTTCACGGCCAAGAGTGGCTATGGATTGATTTTTGATGAGTATATGAATAAGAAGGGTACAGTTAGAGATCAAACTAGGATCGGTGAGCGGGAAAGGGCCTTCTGTCGAAAACAACTATGGACGCTTCAGGTCCCAAACTCCTGGAAAATACTGGTATGGAGGATCATTACGAACACACTCTCCGTTGGAAAAGAGTTTCATCGCAGACAACTGGCGGTTGATGTACTGTGTAGCTTGTGTGGAGAGAATCACTGTTGTATGGAAACTCTAGAGCACCTGTTTAGAGATTGTGAGGTGTCCGCTAGGATCTGGGCGGGATCTTCGCTTGGTATTAGAGTGGGTGGTGCGGAGTCGGTTTTTATGGCTGATTGGCTAATTGATTGGATTCGGTATCTTTGGAAGCAGGATGAAGGGCAGTTAAGACTCATAAACTTCATCGCAATTTTATGGGGATTATGGACTATTCGTAATAAGGTCAAGTTTGATGGAATGACTAAGAATCCTCATGTACTTGCTGATTTTTTGTTTGGATCGATTAAGGATAAGGTAGGCATTTTAAAGGATCAACTTGAGGGAAAGGGTATGATAAAAAGATTAGAAGGGGGTGTGGAAGAGCTCCTGGATCAACGAAGGATGGATATACGGACCGGGCATCCTGTCCAGCTGATTGGATGTCCGGATCGGTGTAATGTCATCAGGGTGAAAGTGGACGCCGGATGGGAACGGAATTATGTGGCAGCGTTTGAATGGGTGGCTTATGATGGGCAGGGGCAAGAACGTATGCGACGACAGGTGAAAACTAAAGCTGAATCAGCTTTGCAGGCAGAGGCTTTGGGTGTTAGGGATGTGCTTTTGTGGGCTAGATCTGAGGGATGGTTGCATATGGATATATCGTCTGATTGCCTACAACTTATTAATGCGATGGCAGGAATCGATAAAGTCGATCATCTGATTGCAGGCATCTTGGAGGACATGCATAAACTCGCAAGctcttttcattgtttatgtttcaGTTTTATTCCTAGAAATCTTAATAGTATTGCGCATGACTTGGCTAGACAAGCCATAAAGCTGTAAAACTTTTCTTTacggctgccaaaaaaaaaaaaaaaatataactaaAATCAATAATAGAGCCTGGTAAAAAACATTCGTTCTTTTATGCTAAGCGTAGTGTTTTCACAAATTCTCTTTTGAAACGTCACTATCCGGTTACTAAGACACAAACGACTTTGATTCATGTGATCCAATATTCCATCTTGACAAACGAATATCAATAATAATCGAAAAAATACAAATCAAAATCATAAACAGTAAACTTTTTAAATCAATCTTTTTCACAGTGAGTCATAAGGACCTCTAAAGTTAATTTAAATCTCTATAAAAGTAGCTACGTTCGATACtgctaataacaacaacaatctaAGTATTCTATGACAAAATCTCAAATCTAAAGGTTCTAAAATGAAATTTTGGGTTACCCATTACCAAAACCGATTTATGGAGATGAGAATTTAGATTTAGTTAGAGAGAGTAGGGTTGATAAAATATGTGAGAATTAGCTCAACTTCAATGGAAAGCTAAATATGTTCAAGAAGCTAAAACTGATGTCGCTTTGTGgatcacaaataattaaataatttgtATACTATGTTAGCCTGTTAATAACATCAAGTGGACGTGCCGGAGTGGTTATCGGGCATGACTAGAAATCATGTGGGCTTTGCCCGCGCAGGTTCGAATCCTGCCGTCCAcgcttttttattttctttttcaatcCTTGACTATGAACTGTTCTGAATATAGTGCAACCACATCAAACATAGAATAAACCCAAACCCTAGGATTTAATTTGTAGGGAACGAAATTCCATTGAACCACTAAAATATTCCCCATACATGTGAATTAACAATTAAGCCAAATTTATATTTATTTGTAAAACACAAACTCAAATTCCAATGACTATTAAGAATCCAATGACACATGAAAAAATTCACTTGACCATGATCCTAATTTATTCTTAAACCATAAACTCCTACTGAGTAGAACCAACTTCCTGACCCAAAAAGGGATAATCAGTATAACCCACAACAGGATCATGCGTATAAAAAGTAGACCTATCATACTTATTCAATTCAGCATTACTCCTAAACCTCTCTACTAAATCTGGATTAGATATAAACAATCTTCCATAAGCCACTAAATCAGCATTCCCCTGAGCCACATCCTCCATCCCAAGCTCCTTCGTGTACCCGCCGCTACTAACAAACGTGCCATCATAAGCCTGTCTTATTTTCAGCAACAACTGAGAATCAGCCAATGCTTCTTCTGCAGGCTTAGCCAGGGTTCCTTGCGCTGTGAACCGCGGCTGGGTCACATGGAGGTATGCTAGCCTTGAGTTGAGCTCGGCTTGGAGGTTGTTTAGTCTTTCAACGACACCTAACCCGAGGGCCAGTGGGTCTGGATCAGAGGCGTCAAAATGGTCTATTGCTGGTGAGATTCGGACGCCTACGTGGGCTGGGCCTACGGCTTGTGCTACTGCTTGGACTACTTGGAGTAGGAACCTGAGTCTGTTTTCGAGTGAGCCTCCGTATTCGTCTGTTCTGTCGTTGATTGCTTGTTTTGTGAATTGGTCGATTAAGTATCCGTGTGCTCCATGGATCTCCACACCATCGAAACCAGCACGCATGGCATTGAGAGCAGCCTGGCGATAGTCATTGACCACTTCATAGATTTGAGGAATGGTCAACGCTCGAGGAACTGAGCAATGAGCGTGTGAATCGTCCGGCTTCAGTAAACTCCATTTGTCGGAAACTGGTTTGTTTGTTGACGATATTGGTGCACCTCCTTCTGGTTGATACTCTACCCATAGTGACGAAGTCAGGATTTGAAGTCAACAGACCCAACCCGTAGAAATGTTAAAGTAAAAACGGTTTtataagaaaaacatgtttttatgaaGAGGAATAAAACCGTAAGGTCGTGTTCAACAAATGACCATATATTGAAAGTTTGAATGCCTTCTGAAAGATGGTCTTATGTTAAACTGTCTTAGACGAAGTAGTAAAATTGTTATGAATTAAAACATGTTTTTATAAGAAGTGGAATAAAAAAGTAGATAAAGATATATAGTATATATATACCATTATGAGAGACACGACCAACGTGCCACAATTGACAGAAAATGATAGCACCCTTATCATGGACGGCGTCAACCACTTTTTTCCATTCTTCCACATGTTCATCTTTGTATATACCCGCACAATGTGGAAATCTGAACGTATCACCATCAATAAAATTAAGTTAGTGTTTCGTCGACTTGATTACCATAAAGAAACAACAACTACGTCGACTAGTAGACTCAAAAGGAATACTAGATTATGTTGTATATATAGGACGGACGGAGGAGGGCACACGTAAGAAGTGTCAAGaaatcatctcaaccaaaagttAGTGTGACGATTTTCGTATGAATTGAGCAAAAGAAGAGTACATACCCAGAGGCAGTTTGGGAAATGAGGGAGCCTTCAGTAATGAGGAAGCCACCAGGAGTTGAACGTTGAGTGTAGTACTTGAGTAGAGCTTCATTTGGTATCTCATCTATTGCCCTACATCTTGTCAAAGGTGCCAATACTATCCTGTATGTACAATGGCGGAACCAGAATCGTTTAAGCGTAAAATTAATTTTTAAACTATCACATAATTTAAATATGAAAAACTTGATACCATTATTTAAATTTATATTTTGTTGTAGAACTTATGAATGAAAAAGTGTCCTAACATATGGAATTTCTTATTTTCTTATATCTCAAATTATAGTGAGTACTATTTTATCTTCCTAATTATATGTGTATATTTGATTATAAATTAACTATTACCGAATAAAACTAACTCATACCTATGAGAAAGGTCGAATTTGCCCATCTTAAAAGGAGAAAAAAGATCAGGTGTTCCAACAATCTTACTTCCAACTTGGATTGCCATTTTCAGAAAAGAATTAACGTAGTAATTTTCAATTGTTTTAATTTGAGAGAATTTGAAaataagttgtgtgtaaaattAGAGGAAGAAAGGAGGTTTAAATAGGCATTCTAAAAGTTATGTTTGGACGGTCCAACACAAAAAGTAATGCAATCTGAGAAATGTGCCAAATACATTAAACCGTGTGTATTACAAAAGCAATGGCGTCATGCTAATAAATTACTGTATAATAGAGGAAAGTGATAGGTTGGTGACTAAAAAGTTTGACGGTCTACTTTTATCAACATTGTTAATTTGTTGACTAATTAACATGTTTTTCATTTATTTTACGTAGGAAGTAGAAGTATTTATTGAGTTTGCCCGCAGACTTTTGATTTGCCATGAAGTTTGTAGTCAAATGTCAACTAGTGCGTACTTCCATGGGATAGATACGTCATCCTAGTTCCGGCATTTTCTCACCTTTTTTATTGTTTGGTGAGCTAAATGTAAAATAGTTCATAGAAATTTTGAAAGTGAAAGATATAATATTGAGCGAAAGTTTGAGAATTAAATGTTACGTGTTTTTTCATTTATAGGATACCATATATTAAGTATATACTCCGTAAAATATAATATACTGTGTATACATTTAATGTATTGAAGAAATTTGTCATATTTACTATTGTAAATATATTATAAATATGGATTTTGCTGAGGACGGTGGAGTGAATTCTGGAGGTGAGATTTTCACGTTGTCGGATTGACAAGCCTGCTCCAAACTATGTGCTAAACTGCCCATAAATCCCGAGTGTGAACACCCCTCACGAGGGCCAACCCTACGGAGGAGGAAAATGACGAGACACCACCTCTAATAAGTATGGATCCCCAAGATATTCTGATATAGGCCTGATATAGTCCCCACAGACACGACCCCTCTCTACCATCACCATAAAACCAATTCCAAAATAAACCAATATACCCAAATAGGTCAAACCACAACTAAGAATTCTTTCCAATAACTTCAATATCAACTAATGTAACAACCGTGAAATTTCATGAGATTGTttttactttttagaaaatacatt
This sequence is a window from Silene latifolia isolate original U9 population chromosome 8, ASM4854445v1, whole genome shotgun sequence. Protein-coding genes within it:
- the LOC141597154 gene encoding artemisinic aldehyde Delta(11(13)) reductase-like codes for the protein MAIQVGSKIVGTPDLFSPFKMGKFDLSHRIVLAPLTRCRAIDEIPNEALLKYYTQRSTPGGFLITEGSLISQTASGFPHCAGIYKDEHVEEWKKVVDAVHDKGAIIFCQLWHVGRVSHNEYQPEGGAPISSTNKPVSDKWSLLKPDDSHAHCSVPRALTIPQIYEVVNDYRQAALNAMRAGFDGVEIHGAHGYLIDQFTKQAINDRTDEYGGSLENRLRFLLQVVQAVAQAVGPAHVGVRISPAIDHFDASDPDPLALGLGVVERLNNLQAELNSRLAYLHVTQPRFTAQGTLAKPAEEALADSQLLLKIRQAYDGTFVSSGGYTKELGMEDVAQGNADLVAYGRLFISNPDLVERFRSNAELNKYDRSTFYTHDPVVGYTDYPFLGQEVGSTQ
- the LOC141595608 gene encoding uncharacterized protein LOC141595608, whose translation is MTEVSSINGMLDRSIAKGFPVYQANSNHTMFNLDLRATPSTTKFLSSRVKLSSDTGPVVFQGGVGEGGHRERGIRSRGDGFDSQDRDANHNGASNNGAITGVGNNGDAVMVEAHEAILQGDAGFGESQGPVGGGIPGAGGWLDEDVMNVEIFHSAGEELEAQKTPNLLQQGVLNQIQAEDPYVIYSKHDCHEWLGCERSKEDAVQVGRDDFADNETESDQQGSNGDLLITGADRGTQQLASLASDVITRKGKELYEGTSNLVPLEKAILRRPMRMRKGDKRVYERLDKALGSKDWLSLFPDTGIKHYPIQISDHAPIEVDLNLINTKGSRPFKLDAWALGFEDCLERVRIAWTAVDSGSPTYRVARKLTRVRGSVKKWTLDKKAEWQDKWDEFDWKLEQGINTTCRAGRNLIHGLKGEDGQWRYDDELVGREFQRFYMDLYQSSINGGASRDTTGIDSILGHVQSRVAHDEADRLSRLFTAKEHDFTTRVLSILNSGRVLKELNRTFITLIPKTEAPESVSDYRPISLCNVIMRVVTKCIANRLAKVMGSLVSESQNAFLPGRSISDNILLAHELVQFIMNCVNSVSYEILYNGKPLPQFRPQCGLRQGDPLSPYLFLLCMEVLSANIDQAQDSGRLEGFKLCRGVRPMTHLFFADDAVFFFKDKGETAYHLKSIIDCYCEASGQILNPTKSGLIFSPNTTLAKHNKSLRFSTLDLIEAIKDYFGWKPGRDSRLNIWVTRWVGGACPEPRDQWLGDRDMHLANLQVRDLLLPNGEWNELFIRALTREEYAARILATRVRDMNVSDVIFWPFTKDGVFTAKSGYGLIFDEYMNKKGTVRDQTRIGERERAFCRKQLWTLQVPNSWKILVWRIITNTLSVGKEFHRRQLAVDVLCSLCGENHCCMETLEHLFRDCEVSARIWAGSSLGIRVGGAESVFMADWLIDWIRYLWKQDEGQLRLINFIAILWGLWTIRNKVKFDGMTKNPHVLADFLFGSIKDKVGILKDQLEGKGMIKRLEGGVEELLDQRRMDIRTGHPVQLIGCPDRCNVIRVKVDAGWERNYVAAFEWVAYDGQGQERMRRQVKTKAESALQAEALGVRDVLLWARSEGWLHMDISSDCLQLINAMAGIDKVDHLIAGILEDMHKLASSFHCLCFSFIPRNLNSIAHDLARQAIKL